In Mercurialis annua linkage group LG6, ddMerAnnu1.2, whole genome shotgun sequence, the following are encoded in one genomic region:
- the LOC126687348 gene encoding cytochrome P450 CYP749A22-like yields MESFIIYLSCSVVCSFFLSFLIKFLRRVWWTPIRIQSMLRSQGIDGPSYKFIHGNSIEIADMERNASSNPTELSHHLLFPTVLPHIYSWTKLYGKNFLIWRGHQAHLVTTESSMITEIFNNRAGIFPKKDRDDYLKKLLGDGLVTVAIGEKWFKQRKLSNQAFHADSLKGMIPGMITSVEIMLERWKNQSSNEVEVHEEFKILTSEIISRTAFGSSYMEGQHIFDMLSRYAVIISKNKHRVRIPGISNLVKTQDDIKTEKLGQEIYKSFINMTKKREAVDSFGSDYLGLLLKAHHETDMAKKISLDDLIDECKTFYVGGQETTTNLLTWIILLLATHQDWQDKARDEILEIFGRKTPFADGLTRLKTVSMIINETLRLYPPGVTLVRKVKKQVRLGKLILPENILMEIPVLAIHHNPEIWGEDAHQFKPERFAEGIAKATNNNAAAFLPFALGARNCVGSNFAIIETKIALSMILQRYSFSLSPNYMHSPYVLLTLSPKYGLPIMLQKL; encoded by the exons ATGGAGAGCTTCATAATTTATCTTTCGTGCTCTGTTGTATGTTCGTTCTTTCTTTCGTTTCTGATAAAATTCCTGAGGAGAGTATGGTGGACTCCGATTCGGATACAGTCTATGTTGAGGTCACAAGGAATCGACGGTCCTTCGTACAAATTCATCCATGGTAATTCCATAGAGATAGCAGACATGGAAAGAAATGCCTCGAGCAATCCTACCGAATTGTCACACCATTTGTTGTTCCCTACTGTGTTGCCACACATCTATTCATGGACCAAGCTTTACG GGAAGAATTTTCTGATTTGGCGTGGTCATCAAGCTCACTTGGTGACGACAGAAAGTAGCATGATAACGGAGATTTTTAACAATAGAGCTGGAATATTTCCGAAAAAAGATCGCGACGATTATTTAAAGAAGCTTTTGGGGGATGGACTTGTTACAGTTGCTATAGGAGAAAAGTGGTTTAAGCAGCGTAAATTATCCAATCAAGCTTTCCATGCGGATTCTTtgaaa GGAATGATTCCTGGGATGATTACAAGTGTGGAGATTATGCTTGAAAGATGGAAAAATCAGAGTAGCAATGAGGTTGAAGTACACGAAGAGTTCAAGattttaacttcagaaattattTCCAGGACTGCTTTTGGAAGCAGCTATATGGAAGGCCAACACATTTTCGACATGCTATCGCGCTATGCTGTCATTATTTCAAAAAACAAGCATCGAGTCAGAATTCCTGGAATAAG CAATCTTGTGAAGACACAGGATGACATTAAAACAGAGAAGTTAGGACAAGAGATATATAAATCGTTTATAAATATGACGAAGAAACGAGAAGCTGTCGACAGTTTTGGAAGTGATTATCTCGGATTACTGCTCAAGGCGCATCACGAAACTGATATGGCAAAAAAGATATCATTAGATGACTTGATTGATGAGTGTAAGACCTTCTATGTTGGTGGACAAGAAACAACCACAAACTTACTCACCTGGATTATTCTTCTTCTAGCTACTCACCAAGATTGGCAGGATAAAGCCAGAGACGAGATCCTTGAAATCTTTGGCCGAAAAACTCCGTTTGCTGACGGGCTAACAAGATTGAAAACG GTGAGCATGATTATCAATGAAACTCTACGGCTATATCCTCCGGGCGTGACTCTCGTAAGAAAGGTGAAAAAGCAAGTCAGACTGGGGAAGTTAATTCTGCCAGAAAACATTTTAATGGAAATTCCTGTTCTGGCAATTCACCATAATCCTGAAATATGGGGAGAAGATGCTCACCAATTCAAACCAGAGAGATTTGCAGAAGGCATAGCCAAAGCTACAAACAACAATGCAGCTGCCTTTCTTCCATTTGCTTTAGGAGCTCGCAATTGCGTCGGTTCGAATTTCGCAATTATAGAGACTAAGATTGCATTGTCCATGATTTTGCAGCGCTACAGCTTTTCACTCTCACCAAATTATATGCACTCACCTTATGTTCTACTCACCCTGAGCCCGAAATATGGATTACCAATTATGTTGCAGAAGTTATAG